One Streptomyces sp. CNQ-509 DNA window includes the following coding sequences:
- a CDS encoding geranyl diphosphate 2-C-methyltransferase has product MAAAADTNVLTSPYQHSIADYWNRERDPVNLKLGDVSGTYHHHYGIGEVDQSVLGGPEETRGERIIAEMHRLETAQATLLLDHLGEPDRGARLLDAGSGRGGTSFMAHERFGCRVDGISISQSQVSFANDQVQRRGLGSAVRFHLKNMLDTGFETGAFRGIWNNESTMYVELAQLFKEHARLLARGGRYVTITGCYNDAYGLPSRAVSQINAHYICNVHPRSTYFKELVANRLVPAQVIDLTEATIPYWELRAKSSVATGIEEVFLTAYRSGSFQYLLIAADRV; this is encoded by the coding sequence ATGGCGGCAGCCGCCGACACGAACGTCCTCACCAGCCCGTACCAGCACTCCATCGCCGACTACTGGAACCGGGAGAGGGACCCGGTCAACCTCAAACTCGGCGACGTCAGCGGGACGTACCACCACCACTACGGCATCGGCGAGGTCGACCAGTCCGTGCTGGGGGGCCCGGAGGAGACCAGGGGAGAGCGGATCATCGCGGAGATGCACCGCCTGGAGACTGCACAGGCCACCCTCCTGCTCGACCACCTCGGCGAGCCCGACCGCGGCGCCCGGCTGCTGGACGCCGGCTCCGGCCGGGGCGGCACGAGCTTCATGGCGCACGAACGATTCGGCTGCCGCGTCGACGGCATCTCCATCTCGCAGTCGCAGGTCTCCTTCGCCAACGACCAGGTGCAGCGCCGCGGGCTGGGGAGCGCGGTGCGGTTCCACCTGAAGAACATGCTCGACACGGGCTTCGAGACGGGCGCGTTCCGCGGGATCTGGAACAACGAGAGCACGATGTACGTGGAGTTGGCGCAGCTCTTCAAGGAGCACGCGCGGCTGCTCGCGCGCGGCGGCCGGTACGTCACCATCACCGGCTGCTACAACGACGCCTACGGGCTGCCGTCCCGCGCCGTCAGCCAGATCAACGCGCACTACATCTGCAACGTCCACCCGCGGTCGACGTACTTCAAGGAGCTGGTCGCGAACCGGCTGGTGCCCGCGCAGGTCATCGACCTGACCGAGGCGACGATCCCGTACTGGGAGCTGCGGGCCAAGTCCTCCGTCGCCACCGGGATCGAGGAGGTGTTCCTCACGGCGTACCGCAGCGGGAGCTTCCAGTACCTGCTGATCGCCGCGGACCGGGTCTGA
- a CDS encoding BTAD domain-containing putative transcriptional regulator: MRFERQAHAGREALAAGAAAARRLLEEALTLWRGPALADVADAPPAPTSPSAPPTPPPPRSAAASTACRRPAPRTACGRPRLLPHRLRDERRHRARPGGPGGADSTGRTGRSDGRAPDAGRAGAGHRGVHGRRRARARRDRRAAGPPGPVDAGAAADDPGGVPRPGCRGR, translated from the coding sequence GTGCGCTTCGAGCGGCAGGCGCACGCCGGGCGCGAGGCGCTGGCGGCGGGCGCCGCAGCGGCGCGGCGGCTGCTGGAGGAGGCGCTGACGCTGTGGCGCGGGCCCGCGCTCGCGGACGTGGCGGACGCGCCGCCCGCCCCGACTTCGCCGTCGGCCCCGCCAACGCCGCCGCCGCCGAGATCCGCCGCCGCCTCGACGGCCTGCCGGCGACCCGCCCCTCGAACCGCATGCGGTCGCCCTCGGCTTCTCCCTCATCGACTCCGCGACGAGCGGCGGCACCGAGCCCGACCAGGCGGCCCTGGAGGAGCTGACAGCACTGGCCGCACGGGTCGATCCGATGGGCGGGCACCCGATGCTGGCCGTGCTGGAGCCGGGCATCGCGGTGTTCACGGACGACGACGAGCGCGGGCTCGCCGCGATCGACGAGCGGCTGGGCCACCCGGACCCGTGGACGCGGGCGCTGCTGCGGATGATCCGGGCGGCGTTCCTCGGCCGGGGTGCCGTGGGCGATGA
- a CDS encoding DUF4177 domain-containing protein, producing MTKWEYATVPLLVHATKQILDQWGEDGWELVQVVPGPNSEQLVAYLKREKS from the coding sequence ATGACGAAGTGGGAATACGCGACCGTGCCGCTGCTCGTACACGCCACCAAGCAGATCCTGGACCAGTGGGGCGAGGACGGCTGGGAGCTGGTCCAGGTCGTGCCCGGGCCCAACTCCGAGCAGCTCGTGGCGTATCTGAAGCGGGAAAAGAGCTGA
- a CDS encoding ArsA family ATPase, with the protein MSLDTAPRLDADGLLDDPQTRIVVCCGAGGVGKTTTAAALGVRAAERGRRVVVLTIDPAKRLAQSMGIDALDNSPRRVDGVEGPGELYAMMLDMKRTFDEIVEAHADGDRANAILENPFYQSLSAGFAGTQEYMAMEKLGQLRARDSWDLIIVDTPPSRSALDFLDAPKRLGSFLDGRFIRLLTAPAKAGGRAGMKFLNVGMSMMTGTLGKLLGASLLRDVQTFVAAMDTLFGGFRTRAEATYRLLQAPGTAFLVVATPERDALREAAYFVERLEADRMPLAGLVLNRVHESDAAQLSAERALAAAETLDERGVDDAGSGAKGAGAADTGAGTGGTGTEGAADAAALLRLHAERMQVLAHERRTRDRFAALHPEVPVTQVTALPGDVHDLAGLRDVAELLTAQEAPGA; encoded by the coding sequence ATGAGCCTCGACACCGCGCCCCGGCTGGACGCCGACGGGCTCCTCGACGACCCGCAGACCCGCATCGTCGTCTGCTGCGGCGCCGGCGGCGTCGGCAAGACGACGACGGCCGCCGCCCTCGGCGTACGCGCCGCGGAGCGCGGCCGCCGCGTCGTGGTACTCACCATCGACCCCGCGAAGCGGCTCGCGCAGTCCATGGGCATCGACGCCCTGGACAACAGCCCGCGGCGGGTCGACGGCGTGGAAGGGCCCGGCGAGCTGTACGCCATGATGCTCGACATGAAGCGCACCTTCGACGAGATCGTCGAGGCGCACGCGGACGGGGACCGGGCCAACGCCATCCTGGAGAACCCCTTCTACCAGTCGCTGTCGGCCGGCTTCGCCGGCACGCAGGAGTACATGGCGATGGAGAAGCTGGGCCAGTTGCGGGCCCGGGACTCCTGGGACCTGATCATCGTGGACACCCCGCCGAGCCGCTCCGCGCTGGACTTCCTGGACGCGCCCAAGCGGCTGGGCTCCTTCCTCGACGGGCGCTTCATCAGACTGCTGACCGCGCCGGCGAAGGCGGGCGGCCGGGCGGGGATGAAGTTCCTCAACGTCGGGATGTCGATGATGACGGGGACGCTCGGCAAGCTGCTGGGTGCCTCCCTCCTGCGCGACGTGCAGACGTTCGTCGCGGCGATGGACACCCTCTTCGGCGGCTTCCGCACGCGCGCGGAGGCGACGTACCGGCTGCTGCAGGCGCCGGGCACGGCCTTCCTGGTGGTGGCGACGCCGGAGCGGGACGCGCTGCGGGAGGCGGCCTATTTTGTCGAACGCCTCGAAGCGGACCGGATGCCGCTGGCAGGACTGGTGCTCAACCGGGTGCACGAGAGCGACGCGGCGCAACTGAGCGCGGAGCGGGCGCTGGCGGCGGCCGAGACGCTGGACGAGCGGGGCGTGGACGACGCGGGCTCCGGCGCGAAGGGCGCGGGGGCGGCGGATACGGGCGCGGGCACGGGCGGCACGGGCACGGAGGGCGCGGCGGATGCCGCGGCGCTCCTGCGGCTGCATGCCGAACGGATGCAGGTGCTGGCGCACGAGCGCCGTACGCGGGACCGGTTCGCGGCGCTGCACCCGGAGGTTCCGGTGACCCAGGTCACCGCGCTCCCGGGGGACGTGCACGACCTCGCGGGGCTACGGGACGTGGCGGAGCTGCTGACGGCGCAGGAGGCGCCGGGCGCGTAG
- a CDS encoding NUDIX hydrolase produces MNAANAAAGAQPRWIPPAERIRALARGELTPVTPRRAATVLLLRGTAPDGPWVYMLRRKTSMPFAAGAYAYPGGGVDPRDERPLSAAAWAGPSPARWAARLGVAEPEAQAVVCAAVRETFEEAGVLLAGASAAEVVADTTGADWEADRAALVARELGFADFLARRGLVVRTDLLGAWARWITPEFETRRYDTWFFVAALPEGQRTRNASTEADRAEWVRPAEAAEGYERGELVMLPPTISMLRGLRAFGSAAEALGAAGERDLSAVLVKARMEGDDVVLSAPGHEEFTRRLPS; encoded by the coding sequence ATGAACGCCGCGAACGCCGCGGCCGGAGCGCAGCCCCGGTGGATTCCGCCCGCCGAGCGCATCCGCGCGCTCGCCCGCGGCGAGCTGACGCCCGTCACGCCGCGTCGCGCGGCGACGGTGCTGCTGCTGCGCGGCACGGCCCCCGACGGCCCGTGGGTGTACATGCTGCGGAGGAAGACCTCCATGCCCTTCGCCGCGGGTGCGTACGCCTACCCGGGCGGCGGCGTCGATCCGCGCGACGAGCGCCCGCTGTCCGCGGCGGCCTGGGCCGGGCCGTCTCCGGCGCGGTGGGCGGCGCGGCTGGGAGTGGCCGAGCCGGAGGCGCAGGCGGTGGTCTGCGCGGCGGTGCGGGAGACGTTCGAGGAGGCCGGGGTGCTGCTGGCCGGTGCCTCGGCGGCGGAGGTCGTGGCGGACACCACGGGGGCGGACTGGGAGGCGGACCGCGCGGCGCTGGTCGCCCGCGAGCTGGGCTTCGCCGATTTCCTGGCCCGCCGCGGTCTGGTCGTACGGACCGATCTGCTCGGCGCCTGGGCGCGCTGGATAACCCCGGAGTTCGAGACCCGGCGGTATGACACGTGGTTCTTCGTCGCCGCCCTCCCCGAGGGCCAGCGCACGCGGAACGCCTCGACGGAGGCCGACCGCGCGGAGTGGGTCAGGCCCGCCGAGGCGGCCGAGGGGTACGAGCGCGGCGAGCTGGTGATGCTGCCGCCGACGATCTCGATGCTGCGCGGGCTGCGGGCGTTCGGGTCGGCGGCCGAGGCCCTGGGCGCGGCCGGGGAGCGGGATCTGTCGGCGGTGCTGGTGAAGGCCCGGATGGAGGGGGACGACGTCGTGCTGAGCGCACCGGGGCACGAGGAGTTCACGCGGAGGCTGCCGTCATGA
- a CDS encoding Crp/Fnr family transcriptional regulator, producing MDDVLRRAPLFAALDDEQAAELRASMTEATLSRGDALFHEGEPGDRLYVVTEGKVKLHRTSPDGRENMLAVLGPGELIGELSLFDPGPRTATASALTEVKLLGLGHGDLQPWLNARPEVASALLRAVARRLRRTNDQMSDLVFSDVPGRVARALLDLSRRFGVPGDEGIHVVHDLTQEELAQLVGASRETVNKALADFASRGWLRLEARAVILLDVERLAKRSR from the coding sequence GTGGACGACGTTCTGCGGCGCGCGCCCCTCTTCGCCGCGCTCGACGACGAGCAGGCCGCGGAGCTGCGTGCCTCCATGACCGAGGCGACGCTGTCGCGCGGTGACGCGCTCTTCCACGAGGGCGAGCCCGGCGACCGGCTGTACGTCGTCACCGAGGGCAAGGTGAAGCTCCACCGCACCTCCCCGGACGGGCGCGAGAACATGCTGGCCGTGCTCGGCCCCGGCGAGCTGATCGGCGAGCTGTCCCTCTTCGACCCGGGCCCGCGCACGGCCACCGCCTCGGCGCTGACCGAGGTCAAGCTGCTCGGCCTCGGCCACGGCGACCTCCAGCCCTGGCTGAACGCCCGCCCCGAGGTCGCCTCCGCGCTGCTGCGGGCGGTCGCCCGCCGGCTGCGGCGCACCAACGACCAGATGTCCGACCTGGTCTTCTCCGACGTCCCGGGCCGCGTCGCCCGCGCCCTGCTGGACCTCTCGCGGCGCTTCGGCGTCCCCGGGGACGAGGGCATCCACGTCGTGCACGACCTGACGCAGGAGGAGCTGGCCCAGCTCGTCGGCGCCTCCCGGGAGACGGTCAACAAGGCGCTGGCGGACTTCGCCAGCCGCGGCTGGCTGCGCCTGGAGGCGCGGGCCGTGATCCTGCTGGACGTGGAGCGCCTGGCGAAGCGCTCGCGCTGA
- a CDS encoding WhiB family transcriptional regulator, protein MSWVTDWSAQAACRTADPDELFVQGAAQNRAKAVCTGCPVRTECLADALDNRVEFGVWGGMTERERRALLRRRPTVTSWRRLLETAREEYESAGTPLHESALHEDALRAAEELPVAAG, encoded by the coding sequence ATGAGCTGGGTTACCGACTGGAGCGCACAGGCAGCCTGCCGCACTGCCGATCCGGACGAACTGTTCGTGCAAGGCGCGGCACAGAACAGAGCCAAGGCGGTCTGCACCGGATGCCCGGTGCGCACCGAGTGCCTCGCCGACGCGCTCGACAACCGCGTCGAGTTCGGCGTGTGGGGCGGCATGACGGAGCGCGAGCGGCGGGCGCTGCTGCGCCGCCGGCCGACGGTCACGTCGTGGCGCAGACTGCTGGAGACGGCACGTGAGGAATACGAGAGCGCGGGCACGCCGCTGCACGAAAGCGCCCTGCACGAGGACGCGCTGCGCGCGGCGGAGGAACTGCCGGTCGCCGCGGGCTGA
- a CDS encoding MBL fold metallo-hydrolase, producing MTDAVALPGQPRGGVLSGPATARATCVLAPNASPMTLDGTNTWIVAEPDSARAVVIDPGPLDEGHLAAVVDTADRAGLRVALTLLTHGHADHAEGAARFAELTGTKVRALDPALRLGDEGLAAGDMISVGGLELRVVPTPGHTADSLCFHLPADDAVLTGDTVLGRGTTMVAHPDGRLGDYLDSLRRLRSLTVDDGVSTVLPGHGPVLEDAQGAVEFYLAHRATRLAQVETAVENGHRTAAEVVAHVYADVDRTLWPAAELSVRAQLEYLKEHGLIT from the coding sequence GTGACGGACGCGGTGGCGCTGCCAGGCCAGCCGCGCGGCGGGGTGCTCAGCGGGCCGGCCACCGCCCGCGCGACGTGCGTGCTGGCGCCCAACGCCTCGCCCATGACCCTCGACGGCACGAACACGTGGATCGTCGCCGAGCCGGACTCCGCGCGGGCCGTGGTGATCGACCCCGGGCCGCTGGACGAAGGCCATCTGGCGGCGGTCGTGGACACCGCGGACCGGGCGGGCCTGCGGGTGGCGCTCACGCTGCTCACCCACGGGCACGCGGACCACGCCGAGGGCGCGGCCCGCTTCGCGGAGCTGACCGGGACGAAGGTGCGGGCCCTGGACCCTGCGCTGCGCCTCGGCGACGAGGGGCTGGCCGCGGGGGACATGATATCCGTCGGCGGGCTGGAGCTGCGGGTCGTGCCCACGCCGGGCCACACGGCGGACTCGCTCTGCTTCCACCTGCCGGCCGACGACGCCGTGCTCACCGGCGACACCGTCCTCGGCCGTGGTACGACGATGGTCGCCCATCCGGACGGCCGGCTCGGCGACTATCTCGACTCGCTGCGCCGGCTGCGGTCCCTCACCGTGGACGACGGCGTCTCGACGGTGCTGCCGGGCCACGGGCCGGTGCTGGAGGACGCCCAGGGCGCGGTGGAGTTCTACCTGGCCCACCGCGCGACGCGGCTGGCGCAGGTCGAGACGGCGGTCGAGAACGGGCACCGCACGGCGGCGGAGGTGGTGGCGCACGTGTACGCGGACGTGGACCGGACGCTGTGGCCCGCGGCGGAGCTGTCGGTGCGGGCCCAGCTCGAGTATCTGAAGGAGCACGGCCTGATCACGTAG
- a CDS encoding family 2 encapsulin nanocompartment cargo protein terpene cyclase, with amino-acid sequence MTGAPAEALRALLPLGPTGLGTAAAHPLAGYVPEAVPKPEAEPPARTKTGPEPASGAGPGTDSDSGSTAGPEAGTAPPPDGGGERGGLRIPPLHCPDALRNDPALGDEVNERLVAWAEEIGIFTGRIERLRSHQFGRLFMLAHPDCDDPDRLLAAAKCGLSEWSVDDHWVDEGEDPDPALLGERMALAHAVIDPVRLPARYMPQFEETVQREPVLRAFRSALAHLSRYASPTQVARLRHELAVMFVGYGQEAEWRSSARTPAVWEYLLHRYENAFFPCMVLVDPVSGYELPPDEFADARVRRTYLYAGTASVLLNDLYSMGKEDPTDTNLPNLIAAEEGCTLQEAVDRTALIHDELMHTYEMEAAALTAAGSPQLGRFLAGVWAWMGGCKEWHATSARYQTA; translated from the coding sequence ATGACCGGAGCACCCGCAGAAGCACTCCGCGCCCTCCTCCCCCTCGGCCCCACCGGCCTCGGCACCGCCGCCGCGCACCCGCTCGCCGGGTACGTACCGGAGGCCGTCCCGAAGCCCGAGGCGGAGCCCCCTGCCCGTACGAAGACCGGGCCGGAGCCGGCATCCGGCGCCGGACCCGGCACCGACTCGGACTCAGGCTCCACCGCGGGGCCCGAGGCCGGCACCGCGCCACCGCCCGACGGCGGCGGCGAGCGCGGCGGCCTGCGGATCCCGCCGCTGCACTGCCCCGACGCCCTGCGCAACGACCCCGCGCTCGGGGACGAGGTCAACGAGCGGCTGGTCGCGTGGGCGGAGGAGATCGGCATCTTCACCGGGCGCATCGAGCGCCTGCGCTCCCACCAGTTCGGCCGCCTCTTCATGCTCGCGCACCCCGACTGCGACGACCCCGACCGGCTGCTGGCCGCCGCCAAGTGCGGCCTGTCCGAGTGGTCCGTCGACGACCACTGGGTGGACGAGGGCGAGGACCCCGATCCCGCCCTGCTCGGCGAACGGATGGCGCTGGCGCACGCCGTCATCGACCCCGTCCGGCTCCCCGCGCGCTACATGCCGCAGTTCGAGGAGACCGTCCAGCGCGAGCCGGTGCTCCGCGCGTTCCGCTCCGCCCTCGCGCACCTCTCGCGGTACGCGAGCCCCACCCAGGTCGCCCGGCTGCGGCACGAGTTGGCCGTCATGTTCGTCGGGTACGGCCAGGAGGCCGAGTGGCGCTCCTCGGCGCGCACCCCCGCGGTGTGGGAGTACCTGCTCCACCGCTACGAGAACGCGTTCTTCCCCTGCATGGTCCTCGTGGACCCCGTCAGCGGGTACGAGCTGCCGCCCGACGAGTTCGCCGACGCCCGGGTCCGCCGTACGTACCTCTACGCCGGCACCGCCAGCGTGCTCCTCAACGACCTGTACTCGATGGGAAAGGAAGACCCCACGGACACCAACCTGCCCAATCTGATCGCCGCAGAAGAAGGGTGCACCCTCCAGGAGGCCGTGGACCGGACGGCCCTGATCCACGACGAGCTGATGCACACCTACGAGATGGAGGCCGCGGCCCTGACCGCCGCCGGCTCCCCGCAGCTCGGCCGCTTCCTGGCCGGGGTGTGGGCGTGGATGGGCGGCTGCAAGGAGTGGCACGCCACCAGCGCCCGCTACCAGACCGCCTGA
- a CDS encoding TetR/AcrR family transcriptional regulator, whose amino-acid sequence MPGRPVGQLHGQAPDARIRRPRMTPERERELLEAVLGVLRESGYEALSMDLVATRARCSKATLYRQWHSKAEMVVAAMIANRPVDPGAVDTGSLRGDLISLVEELSSTAEKDTALIAAIHHAALTDGDLAATLHASLADYELTHLSGLLDRAVARGELSGQPGAAEFLPQLLFGAVVIRPLIDGMFADSAYLARFVDLVVLPALRHS is encoded by the coding sequence ATGCCCGGCAGACCCGTCGGCCAGCTCCACGGCCAGGCCCCCGACGCCCGGATCCGCCGGCCCCGCATGACCCCCGAGCGCGAGCGTGAGCTGCTCGAAGCGGTGCTGGGCGTGCTGCGCGAGTCGGGGTATGAGGCGCTGTCGATGGACCTCGTCGCGACCCGCGCGCGATGCAGCAAGGCGACCCTGTACCGGCAGTGGCACAGCAAGGCGGAGATGGTCGTCGCCGCGATGATCGCCAACCGGCCCGTGGACCCCGGCGCCGTCGACACCGGCTCTCTGCGCGGTGATCTGATCAGCCTCGTCGAAGAGTTGTCCAGCACCGCGGAGAAGGACACGGCGCTGATCGCGGCGATACACCACGCCGCGCTCACCGACGGGGACCTGGCCGCGACGCTGCACGCCTCCCTCGCGGACTACGAGTTGACGCACCTGAGCGGCCTGCTCGACCGCGCGGTGGCGCGGGGCGAACTGTCCGGGCAGCCGGGCGCGGCCGAGTTCCTGCCGCAGTTGCTGTTCGGCGCGGTCGTCATACGCCCGCTGATCGACGGGATGTTCGCCGATTCCGCGTATCTCGCGCGCTTCGTCGACCTCGTGGTGCTGCCGGCGCTGCGTCACTCCTGA
- a CDS encoding RidA family protein: MAGRVEGKLAELGLSLPEVVPPLASYVPAVRSGPYVFTAGQLPMVDGTLPLTGKVGAEVTPEEARELAARCALNGLAAIKSVAGDLDRVVRVVKVVGFVASAPDFTAQPGVVNGASELLGQALGEAGVHARSAVGVAVLPLDAPVEIEFQAELAG; the protein is encoded by the coding sequence ATGGCGGGGCGGGTCGAGGGGAAGCTCGCGGAGCTGGGGCTCAGCCTGCCCGAGGTGGTGCCGCCGCTGGCGTCGTACGTGCCGGCGGTGCGCAGCGGGCCGTACGTGTTCACCGCGGGGCAGCTCCCGATGGTCGACGGCACGCTGCCGCTGACCGGGAAGGTCGGGGCGGAGGTCACGCCGGAGGAGGCCAGGGAACTGGCCGCGCGGTGTGCGCTGAACGGGCTCGCGGCGATCAAGTCGGTCGCGGGGGACCTCGACCGGGTCGTACGGGTGGTGAAGGTCGTCGGCTTCGTCGCCTCGGCGCCGGACTTCACGGCGCAGCCGGGTGTGGTCAACGGGGCGAGCGAGTTGCTGGGCCAGGCGCTGGGCGAGGCCGGTGTGCACGCGCGGAGCGCGGTGGGGGTGGCGGTGCTGCCGCTGGACGCGCCCGTGGAGATCGAGTTCCAGGCGGAGCTGGCCGGGTAG
- a CDS encoding ArsA-related P-loop ATPase: MSGLQRLHVVTGKGGTGKTTVAAALALALAADGRRTLLVEVEGRQGIAQLFETEPLPYGERRIASAPGGGDVYALAIDAEQALLDYLQMFYRMGSAGRALRRLGAIDFVTTIAPGLRDVLLTGKACEAARRQDKHGRHVYDAVVMDAPPTGRITRFLGVNAEVAGLAKAGPIHNHARSVMRVLTSARTAVHLVTLLEDMPVQETVDGVAELREAGLQVGAAVINMVRPALMDEAELERAAADPAALAAALSAAGLGGASRGARAERLVAPLLRQAREHTERLALERTQRAALARLELPQYELPLLTEGVDLAGLYRLSGELGKQWPL, encoded by the coding sequence ATGAGCGGGCTCCAGAGGCTGCACGTGGTGACCGGCAAGGGCGGGACCGGCAAGACGACCGTGGCCGCCGCCCTGGCGCTGGCGCTGGCCGCCGACGGCAGGCGCACCCTGCTCGTCGAGGTGGAGGGCCGGCAGGGCATCGCCCAGCTCTTCGAGACAGAGCCGCTCCCGTACGGCGAGCGGCGCATCGCCTCGGCGCCGGGCGGCGGCGACGTGTACGCGCTCGCCATCGACGCCGAGCAGGCCCTGCTGGACTACCTGCAGATGTTCTACCGGATGGGCAGCGCGGGCCGGGCCCTCCGCCGCCTCGGCGCCATCGACTTCGTCACCACCATCGCCCCCGGCCTGCGCGACGTCCTGCTCACCGGCAAGGCGTGCGAGGCCGCCCGCCGCCAGGACAAGCACGGCCGGCACGTGTACGACGCGGTCGTCATGGACGCCCCGCCGACCGGCCGCATCACACGCTTCCTGGGCGTCAACGCCGAGGTCGCCGGGCTGGCCAAGGCCGGGCCCATCCACAACCACGCGCGGTCCGTGATGCGGGTCCTGACCTCGGCCCGTACCGCCGTGCACCTGGTCACCCTCCTTGAGGACATGCCCGTGCAGGAGACCGTCGACGGCGTCGCCGAGCTGCGCGAGGCCGGGCTCCAGGTCGGCGCCGCCGTGATCAACATGGTGCGCCCCGCGCTCATGGACGAGGCGGAGCTGGAACGGGCCGCCGCCGACCCCGCCGCCCTCGCCGCCGCGCTGTCCGCCGCCGGGCTGGGCGGCGCGAGCCGGGGCGCGCGGGCGGAGCGGCTGGTCGCGCCGCTGCTGCGGCAGGCGCGCGAGCATACGGAGCGGCTCGCCCTGGAACGTACGCAACGGGCCGCGCTGGCGCGGCTGGAGCTGCCGCAGTACGAACTGCCGCTGCTCACCGAGGGAGTGGATCTGGCCGGTCTCTACCGGCTCTCCGGCGAGTTGGGAAAGCAGTGGCCCCTATGA